The following coding sequences lie in one Populus trichocarpa isolate Nisqually-1 chromosome 14, P.trichocarpa_v4.1, whole genome shotgun sequence genomic window:
- the LOC7456001 gene encoding F-box protein SNE, with translation MEDNVKEKRPKFCINDHVDILLEILKRLDGRSLCVSACVCRLWCTIARNDSLWEHLCFRHVSPPPSSGVRPVVVALGGYKRLYMVCVRPVLSRLGRLRLAGDSDRVRRVWTRDEVQLSLSLFCVDYYERLGRLGGGGDASGSSLMFLCKPVNV, from the coding sequence ATGGAAGACAATGTTAAAGAGAAGAGACCCAAGTTCTGCATCAATGACCACGTAGACATTCTTTTGGAAATCCTGAAACGACTCGACGGCCGCTCTCTCTGTGTTTCTGCCTGTGTCTGCCGTCTCTGGTGCACCATTGCCCGCAACGACTCTCTCTGGGAGCATCTGTGCTTCCGCCACGTTTCCCCTCCTCCCTCCTCTGGCGTCCGCCCCGTCGTCGTGGCTCTCGGTGGCTACAAGAGGCTGTACATGGTGTGCGTGCGGCCCGTGCTGAGTCGACTGGGCCGATTGAGGCTTGCTGGTGACTCGGACCGGGTCAGGAGGGTGTGGACTCGGGATGAGGTCCAGCTCTCGCTCTCTCTGTTCTGTGTTGATTATTATGAGAGACTTGGGAGACTCGGTGGTGGCGGGGATGCGTCCGGATCGTCTCTCATGTTCCTCTGCAAGCCTgttaatgtttga